The DNA sequence GTTTCTAAATATGAGAGAAAAACTTCTTATGTACTTCTTCTGATGGTCCATACATCATacatgatcagccataacattagtaccactgacccCTGAAGTgagaaacattgattatcttcaccTACAGTGTCTCCTGGCgtggggtggatatattaggcagcggtcagttcttgaaggcgatGTGTTTAAAGCACTACAGATgtgcaagcgtaagaatcttgagacactttgacactcgactgagtcagagcatctccaaaacatcagacatgagaacctaaggctcactgatgcgatccatggaggtcccacctcacaacttgctaACAACTTGGTACCAGGTACCACAGGACACAGACTTCAGGGGacttgtggagcccatgccttgattggtcagatctgttatggTTGCACAAGGCATATTAGGCATGCAgtactaatgtaatggctgattggtatatGGAGTGTAACTGTGCTCAAAAGGTGTAGAAaaccaaaaatggagatacatgggtttaatatttgatgatgtagTATACTGTATAGGCAAAAATCTGACCTCTTCAATGTATCTCATGTTCTCGTCCTAGGCTGAGTGTCTTTGATGGTGAAAATGACCCGAAGTTTTCCACAGCTGCTCATAGACGTCCTGACCGAGTGGCAGATTCACCACAACCGCCTAGTGACCAAAGATGGCCAGTGCAACATTGAGTACGCCAACGTGAGGTACAGAAGCAAGTACGCTTACATGCTTGACATCTGGACCACATTAGTGGAGATCTCCTGGAGTTTTGTTATGTTCTTCTTCGTGGCCTCCTTCCTCATCAGTTGGTTTGTGTTTGGACTTCTCTGGTACTGGATCGCTCATGATCACGGTGACCTGTGGTGGCAGAATCCACCTGATTTCCAGAATGCATGTGTAATTAATGTCACCGGTATGACCACTGCCTTCCTCTACTCGTTGGAGACGCAGACATTCATTGCCTATGGTTGGCGAGCGATCACTGCGCTGTGTCCTGGTGCAATCACTGTCTACGTATTTCAGGTGATTCTGGGCACAATCATCACCTGcttttggggtggggtggttACGGCGAAGATCTCACTGCCCAAGAGAAGAGCCAAAGCCATCATGTTTAGTGAGATGGCCGTCATCTGCTCAAGCGGGGATGCCCTTTGTCTAAAGATACGGGTGGCCAACATGCGCAAATCACTGATGATTGGAACCCAAATTTATGGCAAACTGATCAGAACCAAAGTCACTCCTGAAGGGGAAACCGTCATCATGGATCAGGTCAACATAGATTTCAGTGTTGAAACTGGGAAGGACAACCTGTTCTTCATTTCTCCGATGACCCTCTACCACAGGATCGACAAGACAAGTCCCTTCTTTGAGATGGCAGCAGATAATCTGCACCAGCAGGATTTTGAGCTTGTGGTGTTTCTGGACAGTGTTGCTGAGTCCACAAGCTACTCTTGCCAGGTCAGGACTTCCTACATCCCTCGGGAGATCATGTGGGGTTACCAGTTCCTCCCCATCATCTCCCGCAGTAAAGAGGGAAAGTATCGCGTGGATTTCTCCAACTTTGCCAGAGTGGTACCCATAGCAACCGCCCATTGCTCTTACTGCTTCCACAATGATGAACACAGTCACCCCCCCAGATATGGCGTTTGCAATGAGGGGTTTGTTATGACGGAAACCAGTGGTCAATAGGGCTGAGAATAAACCAGTAACTTACCAGTAACTTAAATTTGATAATATTATTACCAACATGCTACATGTCAAGACCTTATTGCATTTAGTTGTTATCTACTGTAATTTTTAATGACACTGCATGCATTCTGGGATGTGTTTTAGATTAAATGAATGAAGTGTTTATAAACTTCGACAACAAACTAATGATGCTGTATTTTGTCCGCTGTATTTTCTTCGTTTGTATTTTCAGTGCTCAGAAGTGTTGAAATTATTTAGTTTGTACAGTTGTGTAGCACTGAATCCAGACCTGAGTCACAATGTGTGTTAGTgataaaaaataacataaatcataaaagtaaatgaaaataaaaattgcCAGTGAAATCACGTATGTGCAtgtgttatttatatttttttatatttatattaagtcATATTCTTTGGAAATCTACTGTTTtactggctctccactgccctgctctCACATTAGCCATTAGcccttttaagtcttggttcttctgaaGGTTCCTTGCTCAAAAGCTGCTCTGTGATAACAATTTATGTTGTGAAAAgtgctaaattaataaattaaattaagaaatgtgaatttaaagATAACCTCTCTCTTGTTTCAAGTTACCAGTGAATTTGTTGCAGAtttataaattaaaatacagcaaaaataatACAAGCAGTCTTATGATACATCTTACAATTCTGGAAATTCATGGTTTTCTATGAAAATATCAGAAACAGCAAATGAAGTGAACCGTTTGGTGCATTAAAAATAACCAGTTCCTAAATATGAGAGAAATTAACTTCTTATGTACTTCTTCTGATGGTCCATACATCATAcgtgatcagccataacattagtaccactgatcGTGAAGTgagaaacattgattatcttcaccTACAGTGTCTCCTGGCgtggggtggatatattaggcagcagtcagttcttgaaggcgatGTGTTTTAAGCACTACAGATgtgcaagcgtaagaatcttgagacactttgacactcgactgagtcagagcatctccaaaacatcagacatgagcacctaaggctcactgatgagAAGGCATGGGACAGTACATTGTCatagtattaatattttttgtacttttagtAAGGATTCTACAAATGTGTTCCACATTTATCTAAAATATATAACCAACATTGGTTTGCAAATAATTAACACTCAAAAATTCCTCATGGGACAAGATGATCCGTCCCATTTCTCTGACAGTgttgaaaaaaacataaataaaaaaaagggattATTGCTAAAATATGAAGGACCATATATGTAATATCACAGTGTGTCACTGGTCAATATTGAAATAGTTTATGCAGTAGCCTAAAAAAGCGTAATGTTGTGTTAATAAAATCATGTTTGTAAACTTTGTATGATGTTATTTCTACTCATTAATGAATTGAATACATTAATATaccataaaaatcataaaaataagATTATgccaaaaaaaattatttatataacgtaagtttaataataatattttatttatattatatattttttatatactatatactattatattactattatatatatatatatataacacataacacataacactataaatatgtaattatatatatataattatatttataattatttataatttataattatatttgtaGTGTTATGTGTTATGTGTTATGTTTTGGCAcccttgttgttgtttttgttttttaaattggGAAGTAATAAACTGCctctgtaaataataaaaaacagttTTAGCAAATTGTAATGTTACTCTTTCTTTCATACATACAATGATGAAAATCTAAATCATAAGTTTACATGAAAAGTTGGTAGCAAAAGTTGGTAGCACTGCCTTTGGCGAGAATCGCAGCGTGTAAACagtttttgtagcagctaaatATCTTTCAGCTCCTGTAGCTGAAATTCTTCCCACTCCTCTCTacagaaggcctctagttccCAGATATTCTTGTGTTGCAGTCTGTAGAAACTACAAGCTGAAAACACTTGGTCAGGGACGGGCAATATCAGTCCTAGAGGGCTGGATTCTTCACAGTTCACAGGTTTAACTCACCTGTTCATTGTCAGGTTCAGTATGAGGTCTGTAAGAGCAGGTATAAATCAGCTTACTGTGCTGTGTGGACTCCAGCCCACGTTGGCCAACGCTGAGCTTGACTAAAGTTTTGGACTACTTTGGGGACACTggttactttcttttttggatcTTTAGACAGTTTCTTAGATGAGTTTAGAAATCTG is a window from the Salminus brasiliensis chromosome 13, fSalBra1.hap2, whole genome shotgun sequence genome containing:
- the LOC140575212 gene encoding ATP-sensitive inward rectifier potassium channel 1-like — translated: MVKMTRSFPQLLIDVLTEWQIHHNRLVTKDGQCNIEYANVRYRSKYAYMLDIWTTLVEISWSFVMFFFVASFLISWFVFGLLWYWIAHDHGDLWWQNPPDFQNACVINVTGMTTAFLYSLETQTFIAYGWRAITALCPGAITVYVFQVILGTIITCFWGGVVTAKISLPKRRAKAIMFSEMAVICSSGDALCLKIRVANMRKSLMIGTQIYGKLIRTKVTPEGETVIMDQVNIDFSVETGKDNLFFISPMTLYHRIDKTSPFFEMAADNLHQQDFELVVFLDSVAESTSYSCQVRTSYIPREIMWGYQFLPIISRSKEGKYRVDFSNFARVVPIATAHCSYCFHNDEHSHPPRYGVCNEGFVMTETSGQ